From Etheostoma spectabile isolate EspeVRDwgs_2016 chromosome 8, UIUC_Espe_1.0, whole genome shotgun sequence, a single genomic window includes:
- the nfat5a gene encoding nuclear factor of activated T-cells 5a isoform X1, whose protein sequence is MPSDFISLLSSDLDLNSPKSLYSKESVYDLLPKELQLHPSSTQTDPPTMSQKSGGEAGPPPSAALASDAISSTSTPSASSSLTMGVPSTGSTSSSEHLKIPQHLHSTGGDGAGASEIQGMDGAVSALSRGNSGANTATGDIGSEVLSGLGVQQPQNTPSKRRPVLSISPPPEDLFDDSQMSCQEEPAIPGPTGPDSEHSSSMWADDSVSNFSLISSVSYNDNTEVPRKSRKRTPRQRPGPKPAPPEDSMDVFDADSAKGPHFVLSQLGTDKTSPIASSLESGTAVKGGTLSSQFPQRSDGKELKILVQPETQHRARYLTEGSRGSVKDRTQQGFPTVKLEGVSEPVVLQVFVANDAGRVKPHGFYQACRVTGRNTTACKEVDIEGTTVIEIPLEPSNDMTLAVDRVGILKLRNADVEARIGVAGSKKKSTRARLAFRVNIPQPDGSALTLQVASSPILCTQPAGVPEILKKSLHSCSVRGGEEVFIIGKNFLKGTKVIFQENIADDNSWHAEAKIDMDLFHQNHLIVTVPPFHNQSVTSPISVGIFVMTNAGRSHDAQPFTYTPDSADNSNVQTVKTEGPSLVKTCVFDGQIKSVSPEQTDSSAPPSKRQEDTPMEVSSNPSQTDVFKPSPEPLVAVQQTLEVCSSPHPGGDSFQSPMPLQPEDVELPQAHPVFPSLESLSTIQKQDIAPTTSFPVPGDTTIPPVTPEVPQQFLRDPQDSTPPESSNNSGGVVAVAMSQIATPSQPQPQQSQVPLFPQEGVAQLERAVRELQAGGSTTFQQVLEAAVAQQQLNSVLYSPSPSADSLQQHVQENMNSLRLGTTDNSLSTQQQLQIQQQQQIQQQQQIQQQQQIQQQQQIQQQQQIQQQQQIQQQHQIQQQQQIQQQQQQQQQIQQQQQQQFQQHQQLQQQQQILGTLQQHQQQHQQQQQHLQQQVPGNMQIQQQLMLQPHDQQQLQQQQIMENIQQQQQLQQNQQQQVLNNIQLQDQQQQNQILNNLQQHQLQQQQQQQQQNQNQVLSNLQLQEQQVLENLQQCLQAELLQPQIHSSPQGQQPVSILQQAGELLTIQTSFPTQPPSHTSPPQQLFQSPRPLAETQGSQQQVQAALLQNTLTVLTSGSLNSEQQPTGSTLYLSPNPQPHQQQQQLAFISSMETSNSQPRSVAMFQNQPQAQLSQMQQQSTPMEQQQSPQQNQQQPTQLSMGQQGSLFQSIPNHSQPNPVPQNQLSQPQQTGLLLCTTDLNPQAIPPTILFSTQTQGPSPLGNISVGIPQPDTAEPMSFQDQSSSGSNSTSTENQQQSLYQEQQPMQVGLSSSSIPSSQPVELFLPQTSLSSLQSSIGSQDLNNQAPAPGTTIFVVQGGVGVVANPGQQPPEQLFQTTVGGNVAPQGQANLFVFGIQNDAPQLLNSSGPTLQAQGQPQNSSHMQPLLDQPMAQASSTMHSNLQNTLQAQMQSSLENAMQSSLQNAMQTNTQTALQSTLQATIETSLPTPMQTNLQTQIQSSLQNQLQASISASSNMDKIEDLLESLQKQ, encoded by the exons ATGCCCTCTGATTTTATATCCCTCCTTAGCTCGGATCTCGACCTCAATTCCCCCAAATCTCTATACTCGAAAG AGTCGGTATATGACCTCCTCCCCAAAGAGCTCCAGCTCCATCCGTCGTCCACCCAGACAGACCCACCCACCATGAGCCAGAAGAGTGGGGGAGAGGCGGGCCCTCCCCCCTCTGCAGCCTTGGCCTCAG ATGCcatctcctccacctccaccccctCAGCCTCTTCCTCCCTGACCATGGGAGTTCCATCCACTGGCTCTACTTCATCCTCAGAGCATCTTAAGATTCCCCAGCATCTCCACTCCACCGGAGGGGATGGAGCTGGAGCTTCAGAGATTCAAGGTATGGACGGTGCTGTGTCTGCCCTCAGCAGAGGCAACAGTGGAGCAAACACTGCAACAGGAGACATAGGGTCAGAAGTCTTGTCAGGGCTAGGAGTCCAGCAGCCTCAAAACACCCCATCCAAACGGAGGCCTGTGTTGAGCATATCCCCGCCACCTGAGGATCTATTTGATGACAGCCAGATGTCTTGCCAAGAGGAGCCTGCCATACCTGGTCCAACAGGTCCAGATTCAGAGCATAGCAGCAGCATGTGGGCTGATGACTCCGTCTCCAACTTCAGCTTGATCAGTTCCGTCTCCTACAATGACAACACAGAGGTGCCGCGCAAGTCGAGGAAACGCACCCCTCGCCAACGGCCTGGGCCCAAGCCTGCTCCTCCGGAGGACAGCATGGATGTGTTTGATGCTGACAGCGCCAAGGGCCCTCACTTTGTCCTATCCCAGCTGGGCACAGACAAGACCAGTCCCATAGCAAG CTCTCTTGAGTCAGGAACTGCAGTGAAGGGTGGGACACTGTCTTCTCAGTTCCCCCAGAGGAGTGATGGGAAAGAGCTAAAGATCTTGGTGCAGCCAGAGACCCAGCACAGAGCTCGCTATCTGACCGAGGGCAGCAGAGGTTCTGTAAAAGACCGCACGCAACAGGGATTCCCCACTGTCAAG ttgGAAGGCGTGAGTGAACCAGTTGTGCTGCAGGTGTTTGTTGCGAATGATGCAGGCAGAGTAAAGCCTCATGGTTTCTACCAGGCATGCAGAGTGACAGGGCGCAACACCACTGCTTGCAAGGAGGTGGACATAGAGGGCACCACTGTCATTGAGATCCCTCTGGAGCCGAGCAATGACATGACACTGGC GGTGGACCGTGTAGGAATTTTGAAGCTGCGTAATGCAGATGTGGAGGCCCGTATAGGTGTGGCAGGGTCCAAGAAGAAGAGCACACGTGCCAGGCTGGCCTTCAGAGTCAACATCCCCCAACCTGATGGTTCAGCCCTTACTCTACAGGTCGCTTCATCACCCATCCTCTGCA CCCAGCCAGCAGGAGTGCCAGAGATCCTGAAGAAGAGTCTTCACAGCTGCTCagtgagaggaggagaagaagttTTTATCATCGGGAAGAACTTTCTCAAAGGAACCAAAGTTATTTTTCAGGAGAATATTGCAG aTGACAATTCCTGGCACGCTGAGGCAAAGATTGACATGGACCTTTTCCATCAG AAccatttgatagtgacagtccCTCCGTTCCACAACCAGTCAGTCACTTCTCCCATTTCTGTGGGAATATTCGTGATGACCAATGCTGGTAGATCACATGATGCCCAGCCCTTCACCTACACTCCAGACTCAG CTGATAACTCAAATGTCCAGACAGTAAAAACAGAGGGACCCTCTCTGGTCAAGACATGTGTATTTGATGGCCAGATCAAATCTGTATCTCCTGAGCAAACGGACAGCTCTGCTCCGCCTTCCAAACGGCAAGAGGACACACCAATGGAAGTGTCTAGCAATCCATCACAGACTGATGTCTTTAAG cCGTCCCCTGAGCCTCTTGTTGCGGTGCAGCAGACGTTGGAGGTCTGCTCTAGTCCTCATCCCGGTGGAGATTCCTTTCAGAGCCCAATGCCTCTACAACCTGAAGATGTGGAGCTTCCCCAGGCGCACCCTGTCTTTCCCAGCCTAGAGTCTCTCAGCACCATACAAAAGCAAGACATTGCCCCCACAACCTCCTTCCCAGTGCCAGGTGATACTACAATCCCCCCTGTGACACCAGAGGTCCCTCAACAATTCCTCAGAGACCCTCAGGACAGCACACCTCCTGAGAGCTCCAATAATAGTGGAGGGGTCGTAGCTGTGGCCATGTCCCAGATAGCGACTCCCTCTCAGCCCCAACCACAACAGTCACAGGTTCCCCTGTTCCCCCAGGAAGGGGTGGCCCAGCTGGAGAGGGCAGTTAGGGAGCTACAGGCTGGAGGTAGCACCACGTTTCAACAGGTGTTGGAGGCGGCTGTAGCCCAGCAGCAGCTGAACTCAGTGCTATACAGCCCCTCCCCCTCTGCAGACTCCCTTCAGCAGCACGTCCAGGAGAACATGAATAGCCTTAGATTGGGAACCACAGATAATTCATTATCAACCCAGCAACAGCTACAGAtccaacagcaacaacagatccaacagcaacaacagatccaacagcaacaacagatccaacagcaacaacagatccaacagcaacaacagatccaacagcaacaacagatcCAACAGCAACATCagatacaacaacaacagcagatacaacaacaacaacaacaacaacagcagatacaacaacaacaacagcaacagtttcaacagcatcaacaactgcagcaacaacagcaaatcCTTGGTACCCTCCAGCAGCATCAACAACAGcatcaacaacagcagcaacacttGCAGCAGCAAGTTCCTGGCAACATGCAGATCCAACAACAACTTATGTTACAGCCACACGACCAGCAGCAACTGCAGCAACAGCAAATCATGGAGAATattcaacagcaacaacagttGCAACAAAATCAGCAACAGCAAGTCCTTAACAACATCCAACTTCAGGAtcagcaacaacaaaatcaaataCTGAACAATTTACAGCAACATCAGctacagcagcaacaacaacagcaacagcaaaatcaaaatcaagtgtTGAGCAACTTACAACTGCAAGAGCAGCAGGTGTTGGAGAATCTACAGCAGTGCCTTCAGGCTGAGTTGCTTCAGCCCCAGATCCACTCCTCCCCCCAAGGACAGCAGCCAGTGTCCATCCTTCAACAGGCTGGAGAGCTGCTCACCATTCAGACCAGCTTCCCAACACAGCCCCCATCCCACACATCTCCCCCACAGCAGCTCTTTCAATCGCCCAGGCCCTTGGCTGAGACTCAGGGCTCTCAACAGCAGGTCCAGGCTGCCCTGCTCCAGAATACGCTGACTGTTCTGACAAGTGGCAGTCTCAACTCAGAGCAGCAGCCTACTGGTTCAACACTATACCTGTCCCCAAACCCTCAGCCCcaccaacagcaacaacagctgGCATTCATCTCCTCCATGGAGACATCCAACAGCCAGCCCCGGTCTGTTGCTATGTTTCAGAACCAACCCCAAGCTCAGCTTTCCCAAATGCAGCAACAGAGCACCCCAATGGAGCAACAGCAGTCTCCACAGCAGAACCAACAACAGCCAACGCAGCTTTCAATGGGCCAGCAGGGCTCCTTGTTTCAAAGTATCCCAAACCACTCACAGCCTAACCCTGTCCCCCAGAACCAGCTTTCCCAACCCCAGCAGACAGGTCTCCTCCTCTGCACCACAGATCTTAATCCCCAGGCTATTCCCCCAACTATTCTATTTAGCACCCAGACCCAAGGCCCTTCCCCTCTGGGGAACATTAGCGTTGGAATCCCCCAGCCAGACACAGCAGAGCCCATGTCCTTCCAAGACCAGAGCTCCTCAGGCAGCAACTCTACATCCACTGAGAACCAACAGCAGAGCCTGTACCAGGAACAGCAGCCAATGCAAGTGGGCCTGAGTTCCAGCAGCATCCCGAGCAGTCAACCTGTGGAGCTGTTCTTGCCACAGACATCTCTGTCCAGTCTGCAGAGCAGTATTGGCTCACAAGACCTGAACAACCAGGCTCCCGCCCCTGGCACAACCATCTTTGTGGTAcagggtggtgtgggtgtggtagCCAACCCTGGCCAGCAGCCCCCAGAGCAGCTTTTCCAGACAACTGTGGGTGGGAATGTGGCTCCACAAGGACAGGCCAACCTGTTTGTGTTTGGCATCCAGAATG ACGCGCCCCAGCTCCTCAACTCCTCTGGACCCACGCTGCAAGCTCAGGGCCAGCCCCAGAACTCCAGTCACATGCAGCCTCTGTTGGACCAGCCTATGGCCCAAGCTTCCTCCACCATGCACAGCAATTTACAGAACACCCTTCAGGCACAAATGCAGTCCAGCTTAGAGAACGCCATGCAGAGCAGTCTACAGAATGCAATGCAGACAAACACGCAAACAGCTCTGCAGTCCACTTTACAGGCAACCATAGAAACAAGCCTGCCAACTCCAATGCAGACCAATCtacagacacagatacagagCAGCTTACAGAATCAATTGCAGGCATCAATATCTGCTTCGTCCAACATGGATAAAATTGAGGACCTATTGGAAAGCCTACAGAAGCAGTGA
- the nfat5a gene encoding nuclear factor of activated T-cells 5a isoform X5, producing the protein MPSDFISLLSSDLDLNSPKSLYSKESVYDLLPKELQLHPSSTQTDPPTMSQKSGGEAGPPPSAALASDAISSTSTPSASSSLTMGVPSTGSTSSSEHLKIPQHLHSTGGDGAGASEIQGMDGAVSALSRGNSGANTATGDIGSEVLSGLGVQQPQNTPSKRRPVLSISPPPEDLFDDSQMSCQEEPAIPGPTGPDSEHSSSMWADDSVSNFSLISSVSYNDNTEVPRKSRKRTPRQRPGPKPAPPEDSMDVFDADSAKGPHFVLSQLGTDKTSPIASSLESGTAVKGGTLSSQFPQRSDGKELKILVQPETQHRARYLTEGSRGSVKDRTQQGFPTVKLEGVSEPVVLQVFVANDAGRVKPHGFYQACRVTGRNTTACKEVDIEGTTVIEIPLEPSNDMTLAVDRVGILKLRNADVEARIGVAGSKKKSTRARLAFRVNIPQPDGSALTLQVASSPILCTQPAGVPEILKKSLHSCSVRGGEEVFIIGKNFLKGTKVIFQENIADDNSWHAEAKIDMDLFHQNHLIVTVPPFHNQSVTSPISVGIFVMTNAGRSHDAQPFTYTPDSADNSNVQTVKTEGPSLVKTCVFDGQIKSVSPEQTDSSAPPSKRQEDTPMEVSSNPSQTDVFKPSPEPLVAVQQTLEVCSSPHPGGDSFQSPMPLQPEDVELPQAHPVFPSLESLSTIQKQDIAPTTSFPVPGDTTIPPVTPEVPQQFLRDPQDSTPPESSNNSGGVVAVAMSQIATPSQPQPQQSQVPLFPQEGVAQLERAVRELQAGGSTTFQQVLEAAVAQQQLNSVLYSPSPSADSLQQHVQENMNSLRLGTTDNSLSTQQQLQIQQQQQIQQQQQIQQQQQIQQQQQIQQQQQIQQQQQIQQQHQIQQQQQIQQQQQQQQQIQQQQQQQFQQHQQLQQQQQILGTLQQHQQQHQQQQQHLQQQVPGNMQIQQQLMLQPHDQQQLQQQQIMENIQQQQQLQQNQQQQVLNNIQLQDQQQQNQILNNLQQHQLQQQQQQQQQNQNQQQQLAFISSMETSNSQPRSVAMFQNQPQAQLSQMQQQSTPMEQQQSPQQNQQQPTQLSMGQQGSLFQSIPNHSQPNPVPQNQLSQPQQTGLLLCTTDLNPQAIPPTILFSTQTQGPSPLGNISVGIPQPDTAEPMSFQDQSSSGSNSTSTENQQQSLYQEQQPMQVGLSSSSIPSSQPVELFLPQTSLSSLQSSIGSQDLNNQAPAPGTTIFVVQGGVGVVANPGQQPPEQLFQTTVGGNVAPQGQANLFVFGIQNDAPQLLNSSGPTLQAQGQPQNSSHMQPLLDQPMAQASSTMHSNLQNTLQAQMQSSLENAMQSSLQNAMQTNTQTALQSTLQATIETSLPTPMQTNLQTQIQSSLQNQLQASISASSNMDKIEDLLESLQKQ; encoded by the exons ATGCCCTCTGATTTTATATCCCTCCTTAGCTCGGATCTCGACCTCAATTCCCCCAAATCTCTATACTCGAAAG AGTCGGTATATGACCTCCTCCCCAAAGAGCTCCAGCTCCATCCGTCGTCCACCCAGACAGACCCACCCACCATGAGCCAGAAGAGTGGGGGAGAGGCGGGCCCTCCCCCCTCTGCAGCCTTGGCCTCAG ATGCcatctcctccacctccaccccctCAGCCTCTTCCTCCCTGACCATGGGAGTTCCATCCACTGGCTCTACTTCATCCTCAGAGCATCTTAAGATTCCCCAGCATCTCCACTCCACCGGAGGGGATGGAGCTGGAGCTTCAGAGATTCAAGGTATGGACGGTGCTGTGTCTGCCCTCAGCAGAGGCAACAGTGGAGCAAACACTGCAACAGGAGACATAGGGTCAGAAGTCTTGTCAGGGCTAGGAGTCCAGCAGCCTCAAAACACCCCATCCAAACGGAGGCCTGTGTTGAGCATATCCCCGCCACCTGAGGATCTATTTGATGACAGCCAGATGTCTTGCCAAGAGGAGCCTGCCATACCTGGTCCAACAGGTCCAGATTCAGAGCATAGCAGCAGCATGTGGGCTGATGACTCCGTCTCCAACTTCAGCTTGATCAGTTCCGTCTCCTACAATGACAACACAGAGGTGCCGCGCAAGTCGAGGAAACGCACCCCTCGCCAACGGCCTGGGCCCAAGCCTGCTCCTCCGGAGGACAGCATGGATGTGTTTGATGCTGACAGCGCCAAGGGCCCTCACTTTGTCCTATCCCAGCTGGGCACAGACAAGACCAGTCCCATAGCAAG CTCTCTTGAGTCAGGAACTGCAGTGAAGGGTGGGACACTGTCTTCTCAGTTCCCCCAGAGGAGTGATGGGAAAGAGCTAAAGATCTTGGTGCAGCCAGAGACCCAGCACAGAGCTCGCTATCTGACCGAGGGCAGCAGAGGTTCTGTAAAAGACCGCACGCAACAGGGATTCCCCACTGTCAAG ttgGAAGGCGTGAGTGAACCAGTTGTGCTGCAGGTGTTTGTTGCGAATGATGCAGGCAGAGTAAAGCCTCATGGTTTCTACCAGGCATGCAGAGTGACAGGGCGCAACACCACTGCTTGCAAGGAGGTGGACATAGAGGGCACCACTGTCATTGAGATCCCTCTGGAGCCGAGCAATGACATGACACTGGC GGTGGACCGTGTAGGAATTTTGAAGCTGCGTAATGCAGATGTGGAGGCCCGTATAGGTGTGGCAGGGTCCAAGAAGAAGAGCACACGTGCCAGGCTGGCCTTCAGAGTCAACATCCCCCAACCTGATGGTTCAGCCCTTACTCTACAGGTCGCTTCATCACCCATCCTCTGCA CCCAGCCAGCAGGAGTGCCAGAGATCCTGAAGAAGAGTCTTCACAGCTGCTCagtgagaggaggagaagaagttTTTATCATCGGGAAGAACTTTCTCAAAGGAACCAAAGTTATTTTTCAGGAGAATATTGCAG aTGACAATTCCTGGCACGCTGAGGCAAAGATTGACATGGACCTTTTCCATCAG AAccatttgatagtgacagtccCTCCGTTCCACAACCAGTCAGTCACTTCTCCCATTTCTGTGGGAATATTCGTGATGACCAATGCTGGTAGATCACATGATGCCCAGCCCTTCACCTACACTCCAGACTCAG CTGATAACTCAAATGTCCAGACAGTAAAAACAGAGGGACCCTCTCTGGTCAAGACATGTGTATTTGATGGCCAGATCAAATCTGTATCTCCTGAGCAAACGGACAGCTCTGCTCCGCCTTCCAAACGGCAAGAGGACACACCAATGGAAGTGTCTAGCAATCCATCACAGACTGATGTCTTTAAG cCGTCCCCTGAGCCTCTTGTTGCGGTGCAGCAGACGTTGGAGGTCTGCTCTAGTCCTCATCCCGGTGGAGATTCCTTTCAGAGCCCAATGCCTCTACAACCTGAAGATGTGGAGCTTCCCCAGGCGCACCCTGTCTTTCCCAGCCTAGAGTCTCTCAGCACCATACAAAAGCAAGACATTGCCCCCACAACCTCCTTCCCAGTGCCAGGTGATACTACAATCCCCCCTGTGACACCAGAGGTCCCTCAACAATTCCTCAGAGACCCTCAGGACAGCACACCTCCTGAGAGCTCCAATAATAGTGGAGGGGTCGTAGCTGTGGCCATGTCCCAGATAGCGACTCCCTCTCAGCCCCAACCACAACAGTCACAGGTTCCCCTGTTCCCCCAGGAAGGGGTGGCCCAGCTGGAGAGGGCAGTTAGGGAGCTACAGGCTGGAGGTAGCACCACGTTTCAACAGGTGTTGGAGGCGGCTGTAGCCCAGCAGCAGCTGAACTCAGTGCTATACAGCCCCTCCCCCTCTGCAGACTCCCTTCAGCAGCACGTCCAGGAGAACATGAATAGCCTTAGATTGGGAACCACAGATAATTCATTATCAACCCAGCAACAGCTACAGAtccaacagcaacaacagatccaacagcaacaacagatccaacagcaacaacagatccaacagcaacaacagatccaacagcaacaacagatccaacagcaacaacagatcCAACAGCAACATCagatacaacaacaacagcagatacaacaacaacaacaacaacaacagcagatacaacaacaacaacagcaacagtttcaacagcatcaacaactgcagcaacaacagcaaatcCTTGGTACCCTCCAGCAGCATCAACAACAGcatcaacaacagcagcaacacttGCAGCAGCAAGTTCCTGGCAACATGCAGATCCAACAACAACTTATGTTACAGCCACACGACCAGCAGCAACTGCAGCAACAGCAAATCATGGAGAATattcaacagcaacaacagttGCAACAAAATCAGCAACAGCAAGTCCTTAACAACATCCAACTTCAGGAtcagcaacaacaaaatcaaataCTGAACAATTTACAGCAACATCAGctacagcagcaacaacaacagcaacagcaaaatcaaaatcaa caacaacagctgGCATTCATCTCCTCCATGGAGACATCCAACAGCCAGCCCCGGTCTGTTGCTATGTTTCAGAACCAACCCCAAGCTCAGCTTTCCCAAATGCAGCAACAGAGCACCCCAATGGAGCAACAGCAGTCTCCACAGCAGAACCAACAACAGCCAACGCAGCTTTCAATGGGCCAGCAGGGCTCCTTGTTTCAAAGTATCCCAAACCACTCACAGCCTAACCCTGTCCCCCAGAACCAGCTTTCCCAACCCCAGCAGACAGGTCTCCTCCTCTGCACCACAGATCTTAATCCCCAGGCTATTCCCCCAACTATTCTATTTAGCACCCAGACCCAAGGCCCTTCCCCTCTGGGGAACATTAGCGTTGGAATCCCCCAGCCAGACACAGCAGAGCCCATGTCCTTCCAAGACCAGAGCTCCTCAGGCAGCAACTCTACATCCACTGAGAACCAACAGCAGAGCCTGTACCAGGAACAGCAGCCAATGCAAGTGGGCCTGAGTTCCAGCAGCATCCCGAGCAGTCAACCTGTGGAGCTGTTCTTGCCACAGACATCTCTGTCCAGTCTGCAGAGCAGTATTGGCTCACAAGACCTGAACAACCAGGCTCCCGCCCCTGGCACAACCATCTTTGTGGTAcagggtggtgtgggtgtggtagCCAACCCTGGCCAGCAGCCCCCAGAGCAGCTTTTCCAGACAACTGTGGGTGGGAATGTGGCTCCACAAGGACAGGCCAACCTGTTTGTGTTTGGCATCCAGAATG ACGCGCCCCAGCTCCTCAACTCCTCTGGACCCACGCTGCAAGCTCAGGGCCAGCCCCAGAACTCCAGTCACATGCAGCCTCTGTTGGACCAGCCTATGGCCCAAGCTTCCTCCACCATGCACAGCAATTTACAGAACACCCTTCAGGCACAAATGCAGTCCAGCTTAGAGAACGCCATGCAGAGCAGTCTACAGAATGCAATGCAGACAAACACGCAAACAGCTCTGCAGTCCACTTTACAGGCAACCATAGAAACAAGCCTGCCAACTCCAATGCAGACCAATCtacagacacagatacagagCAGCTTACAGAATCAATTGCAGGCATCAATATCTGCTTCGTCCAACATGGATAAAATTGAGGACCTATTGGAAAGCCTACAGAAGCAGTGA